GCAACAGTCGTTGTTCCTCATTCATGTGGAGTATCGGGATCCGCATTATCGGATCGGCTATCTGGAAGACATGATCAGGCTGCTTCCGGATCGTGAAACGTGGACAGCCGCCGACAGACGGCCGTCTTCGCTGAAAGACATCACCCTGGACGTCACCGGATTGATGGAAAGGCTGGATCAGGAGAAAGATCGGATCGCGCGGTGCAGGATTTGGGTGAATCCTTCTCTGGATGTGAAAGGGAACATCGACCCCTATCGTCAGCCGCTCTGGTAAGGTGTGTTCCGGGATGAAGGGAGTCGTCTTCGATGTAAAGGCGGATCTGGCCTTCTTCCGAAGGCCGGATACGACGAATACGCAGCTTACGTATCCGTTCATGACACCGACGGCCATCAAGGGATTGGCCGGCGCGATCCTCGGCATCGAGGATTTTGTGACTAACGACCGAGTCGGACTGGCGCTGCTCAATCCGGTCCGCACGGTCGCGCAGCAAATGTCGATGCTCGGAAAAGATTCCGGTTCCACCTTCAACCGCCCGACGACGATCGAATTGGTCGTGTCACCCGCATACCGGATTTATTATGCGGGCGATGATAAGGCCGAGCAGCTTGCGCAATATCTGAAGGAAGGCAAGGCGATCTGTCACACGTATCTCGGAAGTGCGTTCGCGCTGACCAAACCGGTATTTGTCCGTGAGGTGGAGGATGTCAGCGTGTTGCCGGTCGAGTCGGAAATTGAGACTTCGACGGTCGTGCCCACGCGATTCATCGAATCGATTGTGCCCGAACCGGGGAAATATTACAGCCGGGCCGGCGGATTCATGCATCGTTACCTGGGCGGGCGGGTGTTCGAACGTTCGGTCGATTACCTGTATGAACGGTTCGGGCGGTCGATCCGATTCATTCCGAGACGGCCCATTGATCCGGAAGACGGACTAATCTGCCGTTTCGGGGAGGAGATTGTATGCCTGGTCTGATCCCGTTCGAGGCATGTGTAGCCAGGCCGGATGAGGGGGATCGGCGATTTCCGCTTCCGGATCATTTGCGCGAAACGGCCCGATTGCTGACAGAAGGCTGCACCGATCGGGAAGTGGAAGTGCTATACAAGCTGCAAGGATTGTGCCACGATATCTACAAAGCGCACCCGGATTGGCAGGCTTATGTGAACAGCCGGGG
This is a stretch of genomic DNA from Bacillus thermozeamaize. It encodes these proteins:
- a CDS encoding CRISPR-associated protein Cas5, which encodes MKGVVFDVKADLAFFRRPDTTNTQLTYPFMTPTAIKGLAGAILGIEDFVTNDRVGLALLNPVRTVAQQMSMLGKDSGSTFNRPTTIELVVSPAYRIYYAGDDKAEQLAQYLKEGKAICHTYLGSAFALTKPVFVREVEDVSVLPVESEIETSTVVPTRFIESIVPEPGKYYSRAGGFMHRYLGGRVFERSVDYLYERFGRSIRFIPRRPIDPEDGLICRFGEEIVCLV